In one Clostridia bacterium genomic region, the following are encoded:
- a CDS encoding DUF2911 domain-containing protein, producing the protein MRKNLVLLLCVLILVSVAAAQQAGGEKKPPLSPRRQAETSFADGKKVMVDYGAPSMRGRKIMGELVPYGKVWRTGANAATTFTTDADLMINGTRVPAGKYSLYTMPDADNWKLIINENTGQWGTQYDEKQDLARVDMTKTATAQPVEQMTFSFDKAGADGATMKLQWENTQLSVPLKEAK; encoded by the coding sequence ATGCGTAAGAACCTGGTTCTGCTCCTGTGTGTATTGATTCTGGTGAGTGTGGCTGCGGCTCAACAGGCGGGCGGCGAGAAGAAGCCGCCATTGAGTCCGCGTCGCCAGGCGGAAACGTCCTTCGCCGACGGCAAGAAGGTTATGGTCGATTACGGCGCACCTTCCATGCGCGGCCGCAAAATCATGGGCGAACTGGTTCCCTACGGCAAGGTCTGGCGCACCGGAGCCAATGCGGCTACCACTTTCACTACCGATGCCGACCTGATGATCAACGGCACGCGCGTGCCCGCAGGCAAGTACTCGCTGTACACGATGCCTGACGCGGACAACTGGAAGCTGATTATCAATGAAAATACGGGCCAATGGGGTACGCAGTACGACGAGAAACAGGACCTGGCACGCGTGGACATGACGAAAACCGCGACGGCGCAACCTGTCGAGCAGATGACGTTCTCGTTCGACAAGGCGGGCGCGGATGGCGCAACGATGAAGCTGCAATGGGAAAACACGCAGCTCAGCGTGCCGCTCAAGGAAGCAAAGTAG
- a CDS encoding acetyl-CoA C-acyltransferase, which yields MREVVIASAVRTPVGKAYKGTLRATRPDDMAAIAIKGALAAVPQVDVREIDDVILGCAMPEAEQGMNVARIASLRAGLPVEVSAMTINRFCSSGLQAIAMAAERIMAGGAEMIIAGGTESMTMIPMGGHKVSCNPWLVENYPDAYLSMGLTAERLATRYGITREQADEFSYQSHQKALKAIADGKFADEIVPVPVSFTVPANGASATGRSGAAAKLKRQELVFTVDEGPRADTTPEALAALKAAFHVRGITTAGNSSQMSDGAAATVVMSAERAKTLSIKPLARYVAFATAGYKPEEMGIGPVYAIPKALKIAGLSMDDIDVIELNEAFAAQSLAVIKEAGLDLKKINPNGGAIALGHPLGCTGAKLTATIIRELKRRNGRYGVVTMCVGGGMGAAGIFENIQ from the coding sequence ATGCGTGAAGTCGTGATTGCATCCGCCGTCCGCACGCCGGTCGGCAAAGCTTACAAGGGAACACTAAGGGCGACGCGGCCGGACGACATGGCGGCCATCGCAATTAAGGGCGCGCTCGCGGCTGTCCCGCAGGTGGACGTGCGCGAGATCGACGACGTGATTTTGGGCTGCGCCATGCCGGAAGCAGAACAAGGCATGAACGTTGCCCGCATAGCCTCCCTTCGCGCGGGCCTGCCGGTCGAGGTCTCGGCCATGACGATCAACCGCTTCTGCTCCAGCGGACTTCAGGCGATCGCGATGGCGGCCGAGCGCATCATGGCCGGCGGTGCAGAAATGATCATTGCAGGCGGCACAGAGAGCATGACGATGATTCCGATGGGCGGCCACAAGGTTTCCTGCAATCCGTGGCTGGTGGAGAACTATCCGGACGCGTACCTCTCGATGGGATTGACGGCTGAACGACTCGCGACGCGTTACGGCATTACGCGGGAGCAGGCCGATGAGTTCAGTTACCAGAGCCACCAGAAAGCGCTGAAGGCAATCGCCGACGGCAAGTTCGCGGACGAGATTGTGCCTGTGCCGGTGAGCTTCACGGTGCCGGCGAATGGCGCGTCGGCAACGGGACGCAGCGGCGCGGCGGCGAAGCTGAAACGCCAGGAGCTTGTCTTCACAGTCGATGAAGGGCCACGCGCGGATACGACGCCCGAAGCGCTTGCTGCGCTGAAGGCGGCATTCCATGTCAGAGGCATTACGACGGCCGGCAACTCTTCCCAGATGAGTGACGGCGCGGCGGCTACGGTGGTGATGTCGGCCGAGCGCGCGAAGACACTGAGTATCAAGCCGCTGGCGCGGTACGTGGCATTCGCAACCGCCGGATACAAACCGGAGGAGATGGGCATTGGGCCGGTGTATGCAATTCCGAAGGCGCTGAAAATTGCGGGATTGTCGATGGATGACATCGATGTCATCGAACTGAACGAGGCTTTCGCGGCGCAGTCATTGGCGGTCATCAAGGAAGCGGGACTCGATCTGAAGAAGATCAATCCGAACGGCGGCGCAATCGCGCTTGGGCATCCGCTGGGTTGCACCGGCGCGAAGCTGACGGCGACGATCATCCGCGAGTTGAAGCGGCGCAACGGAAGGTACGGCGTCGTGACCATGTGCGTCGGTGGGGGCATGGGCGCGGCGGGGATATTCGAGAACATCCAATAA
- a CDS encoding SMP-30/gluconolactonase/LRE family protein, whose product MHRPTFRKLTAVLLLLGCFGFAADKPADLYYGKNLKQFYSEAGAAFQRQDFPTAISRLKRALEIAPGHGPTMWEMAQIYAASGDKANALAMLERVAELKLGYDPRGHQLFTKLRDDADFKHVAARFDASTGAVHQATPAFTMPERDLIAEGIAYDPETKALFVSSIFKHKIVAVDAQGRTRDFKQSGEDGLLQVLGMKVDARRRLLWAASYANEHDKENAGRAAVHKYDLRTGKLIKKYELQPKPAHLLNDVAFTRAGDLYVTDSQTGGVYVIRHDRDELEQFLPADTFAYPNGIAISADESKLYVASWGPGVSIVNLKTKGISQLAQPSNVTASDIDGLYLYKNSLIGVQNGLGNDRAARFYLNASGDAIVSAEVLESRNPLFDIPTTGSIVGDDFYLLANAQLSKLNKGEIAAPTNETKILRIRLK is encoded by the coding sequence ATGCATCGACCCACGTTTCGAAAGCTGACAGCTGTGCTGCTTCTGCTCGGATGCTTTGGCTTCGCGGCGGACAAGCCAGCAGACCTTTACTACGGCAAGAATCTGAAGCAGTTCTATTCCGAAGCGGGAGCTGCGTTTCAGCGGCAAGACTTCCCTACGGCGATTTCGAGGCTGAAGAGAGCGCTTGAAATTGCGCCCGGCCACGGCCCGACCATGTGGGAGATGGCGCAGATATATGCGGCGTCCGGCGACAAGGCGAACGCGCTTGCCATGCTGGAAAGAGTTGCAGAGCTTAAGCTCGGCTACGATCCTCGCGGCCACCAGCTATTTACCAAGCTGCGCGACGACGCTGACTTCAAGCACGTCGCGGCTCGTTTCGACGCGAGCACGGGGGCGGTGCATCAAGCCACACCGGCGTTCACTATGCCCGAGCGCGACCTAATCGCCGAAGGCATTGCTTACGATCCGGAAACCAAGGCCCTGTTCGTCAGTAGCATCTTCAAGCACAAGATTGTTGCGGTGGACGCGCAGGGACGCACGCGCGATTTCAAGCAGAGCGGCGAAGACGGTCTGCTGCAAGTGCTCGGAATGAAAGTCGATGCCAGGCGTCGTTTGCTTTGGGCGGCCAGCTACGCCAATGAACACGACAAGGAAAATGCCGGACGCGCAGCGGTTCACAAGTACGACCTGCGTACAGGCAAGCTGATCAAGAAATACGAATTGCAGCCGAAACCGGCTCACCTGCTGAACGATGTTGCATTCACGCGCGCTGGCGATCTCTATGTTACGGACAGCCAGACGGGCGGCGTATACGTGATCCGGCACGACCGCGATGAACTCGAACAATTTCTTCCGGCGGACACGTTCGCGTATCCCAACGGAATTGCGATTTCGGCAGATGAGAGTAAGCTGTACGTCGCAAGCTGGGGGCCTGGTGTTTCGATCGTCAATTTGAAAACGAAGGGCATCTCGCAGCTGGCACAGCCGTCAAATGTGACCGCCTCGGACATTGATGGCCTGTATCTCTACAAAAACAGCTTGATCGGCGTGCAGAACGGTCTTGGCAATGACCGGGCAGCGAGATTCTATTTGAATGCTTCGGGAGACGCGATCGTGAGCGCCGAAGTGCTGGAGTCGCGCAATCCGCTGTTCGACATTCCGACCACGGGTTCAATTGTGGGCGATGACTTCTACCTGCTCGCCAACGCACAGCTCAGCAAGTTGAACAAGGGCGAAATCGCGGCGCCGACAAACGAAACGAAAATCCTGCGTATCCGGCTGAAATGA
- the gcvT gene encoding glycine cleavage system aminomethyltransferase GcvT — protein MSASVEASEVRKTALNKVHREMGAKMVDFNGWDMPVEYPGSGGLIAEHLAVRNSVGLFDVSHMGDIRLHGPQALAAVQHMTMNDAAKLSIGQAQYSALLYPQGTFVDDVIVHRLGENDYLLVINAGTREKDFNWVRGSAEGFDCEVEDLSDNYTQIAVQGPNGWKTLQKLTDVDLTQVKFYWFTHGTVCGLPNTLIARTGYTAEDGFEIYVPADEATSARVWKALMDAGKEFGIVACGLGSRNTLRLEGKLPLYGHEISDSITAWEAGLDRFIKMDKGDFTGRAALEKQKAEGIKRTLVGLEPIERGIPRDGYKVFNLDGNEIGFVASGSYGPFLRKNIALAYVPIEQSQIGNEVAVEIRANRVKCKIIPVPFYKRPKKA, from the coding sequence TTGTCCGCTAGTGTTGAGGCTTCAGAGGTACGCAAAACCGCATTGAACAAGGTCCATCGCGAGATGGGCGCCAAGATGGTCGATTTCAACGGCTGGGACATGCCTGTCGAGTATCCTGGCTCGGGCGGACTCATCGCCGAACATCTAGCTGTGCGCAACTCCGTGGGCCTCTTCGATGTCAGCCATATGGGTGACATCCGCTTACATGGCCCGCAGGCGCTCGCAGCCGTGCAGCACATGACGATGAACGACGCCGCGAAGCTCTCCATTGGGCAGGCGCAATACTCGGCGCTGCTCTATCCGCAAGGGACCTTTGTAGACGACGTCATCGTCCATCGGCTAGGCGAGAATGATTACCTTCTTGTAATCAACGCCGGCACTCGTGAGAAGGATTTCAACTGGGTTCGCGGTAGCGCAGAAGGCTTCGACTGCGAGGTTGAGGATCTCAGCGACAACTACACCCAGATCGCCGTCCAGGGTCCGAACGGATGGAAGACACTGCAGAAACTCACGGACGTTGATCTGACGCAGGTGAAATTCTACTGGTTCACGCACGGCACGGTTTGCGGACTTCCGAACACCCTGATCGCCCGTACTGGCTACACGGCCGAAGATGGTTTTGAAATCTACGTCCCGGCCGACGAGGCTACGAGCGCGCGCGTGTGGAAAGCTTTGATGGATGCCGGGAAAGAATTCGGCATCGTCGCCTGCGGGCTCGGGTCGCGCAACACTCTGCGGCTGGAGGGCAAGCTGCCGCTATACGGCCACGAGATTTCCGACAGCATCACTGCCTGGGAAGCCGGACTCGACCGCTTCATCAAGATGGACAAGGGCGACTTCACCGGACGTGCCGCACTCGAAAAGCAGAAAGCGGAAGGTATCAAGCGAACGCTCGTGGGTCTGGAACCAATTGAGCGCGGCATTCCACGCGACGGCTACAAGGTGTTCAACCTCGACGGAAACGAAATAGGTTTTGTTGCCAGCGGCTCTTACGGGCCGTTCCTCAGAAAGAACATCGCACTCGCGTACGTTCCCATCGAACAGTCGCAGATCGGCAACGAAGTTGCCGTTGAGATTCGCGCTAACCGCGTAAAGTGCAAGATCATCCCGGTACCCTTCTATAAGCGTCCGAAGAAAGCTTAA
- the gcvPB gene encoding aminomethyl-transferring glycine dehydrogenase subunit GcvPB: protein MADTKCTPTVAAPGAKATTHISQNEGLIFELSSRGKKGYRLPPLDVPEVDEKKLLGKSAREDLGNMPEVSEIEIVRHFTRISTWNYAVDHGMYPLGSCTMKYNPRINEVVARLDGLAAAHPYQSEKISQGALKVLKTLSDYLVEICGMDAITLQPAAGAHGELTGILLIRAYMESKGNPRKKILIPDSAHGTNPATAAMCGYTVENLKSDSRGMVDLAALEAQMNEDVAGLMLTNPNTLGVFDQQIARIAKILHAKGGLLYMDGANMNALVGKTRPGDFGVDVMHLNLHKTFSTPHGGGGPGSGPVVCKRILEPFLPVPVIIERPDGTLGLEYNRPESIGRVRMFYGNFGMHVRALAYIMANGADGLRQTTEDAVLNANYIRKKLEGVFDLPYSTPSMHEVVFSDRLQTGKGIKTGDIAKRLIDYGFHPYTVSFPLIVHGALMIEPTESESLEEMNQFIDAMKQIAREAEENPDVILTAPHTTRISRLDEVSAARKPILRWKPQAQTAAE, encoded by the coding sequence ATGGCCGACACGAAATGCACACCGACCGTGGCTGCTCCGGGCGCAAAGGCGACAACCCACATCAGCCAGAACGAGGGACTCATCTTTGAGCTGTCGTCGCGTGGCAAGAAGGGATACCGCCTGCCGCCGCTCGATGTTCCTGAAGTGGACGAGAAGAAACTGCTGGGCAAGAGCGCTCGCGAGGATTTGGGCAACATGCCCGAGGTGAGCGAGATCGAGATCGTGCGCCACTTCACGCGCATCTCGACCTGGAACTACGCCGTCGATCACGGCATGTATCCGCTCGGCTCGTGCACGATGAAGTACAATCCGCGCATCAACGAGGTCGTGGCGCGACTGGATGGCCTTGCCGCTGCACATCCTTACCAGTCAGAAAAGATTTCGCAGGGCGCGTTGAAGGTGCTGAAGACGCTCTCCGACTACCTGGTCGAGATTTGCGGCATGGATGCCATCACACTGCAGCCTGCTGCGGGAGCGCACGGCGAGCTGACTGGAATCCTACTCATTCGCGCATACATGGAATCGAAGGGGAACCCGCGCAAGAAGATTCTCATCCCCGACTCCGCGCATGGCACCAATCCCGCGACTGCCGCCATGTGCGGCTACACGGTCGAGAACCTCAAGTCGGACTCTCGCGGCATGGTGGATCTTGCCGCGCTTGAGGCGCAGATGAATGAGGATGTCGCCGGCCTCATGCTCACGAATCCGAACACGCTTGGTGTGTTCGATCAGCAGATCGCGCGCATTGCCAAAATCCTGCACGCCAAGGGTGGCCTGCTCTACATGGATGGCGCCAACATGAACGCTCTGGTCGGCAAAACGCGCCCAGGCGACTTCGGCGTGGACGTCATGCACTTAAATCTGCACAAGACTTTCTCGACGCCCCACGGCGGCGGCGGTCCCGGTTCCGGTCCCGTCGTCTGCAAAAGGATTCTCGAGCCGTTTCTTCCGGTGCCCGTCATTATCGAACGCCCGGACGGAACGCTCGGTCTTGAATACAATCGCCCCGAGTCGATCGGCCGCGTGCGCATGTTCTACGGCAACTTTGGAATGCATGTTCGCGCGCTGGCCTACATCATGGCGAACGGCGCGGATGGCCTTCGCCAGACCACCGAAGATGCCGTGCTTAACGCCAACTACATCCGTAAAAAGCTGGAAGGTGTATTCGATCTGCCGTACTCGACGCCATCGATGCACGAGGTCGTATTCAGCGATCGTTTGCAGACCGGCAAGGGCATCAAGACCGGCGATATCGCTAAGCGCCTGATCGACTACGGATTCCATCCCTACACGGTTTCATTCCCTCTTATCGTTCACGGCGCGCTCATGATTGAGCCCACCGAAAGCGAATCGCTGGAGGAGATGAACCAGTTCATCGACGCCATGAAGCAGATTGCGCGCGAAGCCGAGGAGAACCCGGACGTCATCCTCACGGCTCCGCACACGACGCGCATCTCGCGCCTCGACGAAGTCTCGGCCGCCCGCAAGCCGATCCTTCGCTGGAAGCCGCAGGCACAAACGGCCGCGGAGTAA
- the gcvPA gene encoding aminomethyl-transferring glycine dehydrogenase subunit GcvPA: MRYLPNSQADRELMLREIGVKSVDDLFAPIPPEYCLNRNLNIPLQWSEAEVYDWFRARSAENGTEYSMFLGAGAYNHYRPVVIDSLISRGEFFTAYTPYQPEIAQGTLQSIFEFQTMICELTGMEVANASMYDGSTGAAEAVMMAVRLTGRNSAIVARSVHPEYREVIRTYAKHQGMPISEAAFAGNGRVDLAALDRAITDDTACVLIQSPNFFGTIEDVAALADLVHKRGALLVVSIAEAVSLGIVRPPVEADIVSMEAQSFGIPLSYGGPYAGVIATKEKFVRQVPGRLVGETRDRNGKRGFVLTLSTREQHIRREKATSNICTNQALIALMANIFMTVYGREGLKDLAKQNLAKTAYAVEQFGKKAKVLFSGAPRFNEFVVQTSEESYAISHRLADKKIIGGFPLIKFYPELGNASVWCCTELNTREQIDIAAGEVK, translated from the coding sequence ATGCGCTACCTTCCAAACTCCCAAGCGGACCGCGAGCTTATGCTGCGCGAGATCGGCGTCAAATCTGTTGACGACCTCTTCGCGCCAATCCCTCCCGAATATTGCCTCAACCGAAACCTCAACATTCCCTTGCAATGGTCGGAAGCTGAGGTTTACGACTGGTTCCGAGCGCGCTCGGCCGAGAACGGCACCGAGTACTCGATGTTCCTCGGCGCCGGCGCTTACAATCATTACCGCCCGGTTGTCATCGACTCTCTCATCTCGCGCGGAGAGTTCTTTACTGCCTACACGCCCTACCAGCCCGAGATTGCGCAGGGCACTCTGCAATCCATCTTCGAATTCCAGACGATGATCTGCGAGCTGACCGGCATGGAAGTTGCTAACGCCTCCATGTACGACGGCTCTACCGGAGCCGCGGAGGCCGTGATGATGGCCGTGCGCCTGACGGGCCGCAATTCGGCGATCGTCGCGCGTAGCGTGCATCCCGAATATCGCGAGGTCATTCGCACCTACGCCAAGCATCAGGGCATGCCGATTTCGGAAGCGGCCTTCGCCGGCAACGGACGCGTTGATCTCGCCGCGCTCGACCGCGCGATTACCGATGACACGGCCTGCGTGCTGATCCAGTCGCCTAACTTCTTTGGCACCATCGAAGACGTGGCCGCGCTCGCCGACCTGGTCCACAAACGCGGCGCGCTCCTGGTCGTTTCCATCGCGGAAGCGGTTTCGCTCGGCATCGTGCGTCCGCCCGTAGAGGCCGACATTGTCAGCATGGAAGCGCAGTCGTTCGGCATCCCACTTAGCTATGGCGGCCCTTACGCTGGAGTGATTGCAACGAAAGAAAAGTTTGTGCGCCAGGTTCCCGGACGCCTTGTTGGAGAAACGCGTGACCGCAATGGCAAGCGCGGGTTCGTGCTAACGCTCTCCACTCGCGAGCAGCACATCCGTCGCGAGAAGGCCACGTCGAACATCTGCACCAACCAGGCGCTGATCGCGCTGATGGCAAACATCTTCATGACGGTGTACGGACGCGAGGGTCTGAAAGACCTTGCGAAGCAGAACCTGGCTAAGACCGCCTATGCGGTTGAGCAGTTTGGGAAGAAGGCCAAGGTGCTCTTCTCTGGCGCACCACGCTTCAACGAGTTCGTTGTGCAGACCTCGGAGGAGTCCTACGCCATCTCGCATCGTCTTGCCGACAAGAAGATCATCGGCGGCTTCCCGCTCATCAAGTTTTATCCGGAGCTCGGAAACGCTTCTGTCTGGTGCTGCACGGAACTTAATACGCGCGAACAGATCGATATCGCAGCCGGAGAGGTGAAATAG
- a CDS encoding acyl-CoA dehydrogenase family protein has product MATTASAVPKKKISGGSFLLDDGNISEVFTPEDFNEQHLLIAQTAEEFANNEIIPNADKIELKDWQLSRDLLKKASELGLTSVDIPEEYGGMEMDKVSSAIIADRIAKSGSFVVSFGGHVGIGTLPIVYFGTEEQKKKYLPKLASGQIVGAYALSESSSGSDALNCRAKAVLSSDGKHYVLNGEKMWITNAHFADLFTVFAKVDGEKFTAFLVEKDFPGFSVGNEEHKMGIRGSSTAPLILNDCMVPVDNLLGEIGKGHVIAFNILNVGRFKLGAGCVGGARTAIQSSIKWAKERKAFGKTIADFGLVREKLAQMAIGIYAGEAMVYRTVGMMDVALGEIEKGSADEPKEIRKAIEEYAVECSIIKVWGSEMLDNVVDEQVQIYGGYGFVEEYPAERAYRDSRVNRIFEGTNEINRLIITGWLLKRAMSGQLPLLPAIKKLMDEIMSGPSMGGDEDDRPMAAERAMVTNARKIALFTAGAASQKYMQQIADRQEVMGAIADIVIETYAMDSCVLRTMKIIDVQGEAAAKLPIAMTQVYLAGAMARLEAAAKKLIADVAEGDMLRTQMAILRRLTKYEPANVIALQEAVATRVLEAGKYVIA; this is encoded by the coding sequence ATGGCAACCACGGCTTCGGCAGTTCCGAAAAAGAAGATTTCGGGCGGAAGTTTTCTGCTCGACGACGGCAACATCAGCGAAGTATTCACTCCGGAAGATTTCAATGAACAGCACCTGTTGATCGCACAAACGGCCGAAGAGTTCGCCAACAACGAAATTATTCCCAACGCCGACAAGATCGAATTGAAGGACTGGCAGCTCTCGCGCGATCTGCTGAAGAAGGCGAGCGAGCTTGGATTGACGTCCGTCGATATTCCCGAAGAGTACGGCGGGATGGAGATGGACAAGGTTTCGTCGGCCATCATCGCCGACAGGATCGCGAAGAGCGGTTCGTTCGTGGTCAGCTTCGGCGGACACGTAGGCATCGGCACGCTGCCGATCGTCTACTTCGGCACCGAAGAACAGAAGAAGAAGTATCTTCCAAAGCTCGCGAGCGGCCAGATAGTCGGCGCCTATGCGCTGAGCGAGAGTTCCAGCGGATCGGACGCGCTGAACTGCCGCGCAAAGGCCGTGCTCTCGTCCGACGGGAAGCACTACGTTCTGAACGGCGAAAAGATGTGGATCACGAACGCGCACTTCGCCGACCTGTTCACGGTCTTCGCGAAAGTCGATGGCGAGAAGTTTACGGCGTTCCTGGTCGAGAAAGACTTTCCGGGATTCAGCGTCGGCAATGAAGAGCACAAGATGGGCATTCGCGGCTCGTCAACCGCACCGCTCATCCTGAACGATTGCATGGTGCCGGTCGACAACCTGCTGGGCGAGATCGGAAAGGGACACGTCATCGCATTCAACATCCTGAATGTGGGCCGCTTCAAGCTGGGTGCGGGCTGCGTGGGCGGTGCGCGCACAGCGATTCAGAGCTCCATCAAGTGGGCGAAAGAGCGCAAGGCGTTCGGCAAGACAATCGCCGACTTCGGACTGGTACGCGAGAAGCTGGCGCAAATGGCCATTGGCATCTACGCCGGCGAGGCAATGGTTTATCGCACGGTGGGCATGATGGACGTGGCGCTGGGCGAGATCGAGAAGGGCTCGGCAGACGAGCCGAAGGAGATACGCAAGGCGATCGAGGAGTACGCGGTCGAGTGCTCCATCATCAAGGTCTGGGGCTCGGAGATGCTCGACAACGTGGTTGACGAGCAAGTGCAGATCTACGGGGGGTACGGGTTCGTCGAGGAGTATCCGGCTGAACGCGCTTATCGCGACTCGCGCGTGAACCGAATTTTCGAGGGCACGAACGAGATCAATCGTCTAATCATTACGGGTTGGCTGTTGAAGCGCGCCATGAGCGGACAGCTTCCGCTGCTCCCGGCGATCAAGAAACTGATGGACGAGATCATGTCCGGTCCATCGATGGGCGGGGACGAAGATGATCGTCCCATGGCGGCTGAGCGCGCCATGGTGACGAATGCCAGGAAAATTGCGCTGTTCACGGCCGGAGCAGCTTCGCAGAAATATATGCAGCAAATCGCCGACAGGCAGGAGGTCATGGGTGCGATCGCGGACATCGTCATCGAAACTTACGCAATGGATTCCTGCGTGCTGCGGACGATGAAGATCATCGACGTGCAAGGCGAGGCGGCGGCGAAGTTGCCAATTGCGATGACGCAAGTTTACTTGGCGGGCGCGATGGCAAGACTGGAGGCGGCGGCAAAGAAGCTGATCGCCGACGTGGCGGAGGGCGACATGCTGCGGACGCAGATGGCTATTCTCCGTCGCCTGACAAAGTACGAACCGGCTAACGTCATCGCGCTGCAGGAAGCAGTGGCGACCCGCGTGCTGGAGGCCGGGAAGTACGTTATTGCATAA
- the gcvH gene encoding glycine cleavage system protein GcvH encodes MAYPADFKYTKEHEWLKIEGNTGTIGITDHAQNSLGDIVFVELPKVGAELASGKSFGTVESVKAVSELYAPVSGTVAEVNEALGTAPEKVNTDPHSAWLIKITLKDASEVNGLLSAADYEKFIAEEQ; translated from the coding sequence ATGGCCTATCCGGCAGATTTCAAGTACACCAAAGAGCACGAGTGGCTCAAGATTGAGGGAAATACCGGCACGATTGGAATTACCGATCATGCGCAGAATTCCCTCGGCGACATCGTCTTCGTCGAACTTCCAAAGGTCGGCGCGGAACTCGCTTCCGGCAAGAGCTTCGGTACTGTCGAGTCAGTCAAGGCCGTCAGCGAACTCTACGCGCCCGTTAGCGGCACGGTTGCCGAAGTGAATGAGGCGCTCGGCACTGCGCCTGAAAAGGTGAACACCGATCCGCACTCGGCCTGGTTGATCAAGATCACGCTGAAGGATGCCTCGGAAGTCAACGGCCTGCTTTCGGCCGCCGATTACGAAAAGTTTATTGCTGAAGAGCAGTAG